GAGGAGTCGGAGACGACCGCCGACGAACCCGAAACGCCGGAGACGCCCGACGCGCCGACGCAGGCGTCTTCGGAGTCGGACTTGCCGGAGACCTCCGGGGCGTCCGAGGGCAAGTAACCGACCGCTCTACAGCGCTACGTCCTCGCCGATTCCCTTCTGTTCGGCCTGCTCGAAGACGTACTCCGCGGTCGCGGCGTCGAGGACCGCGCTCCCGACGCTCTCGACGACAAGAATCTCGTCTTCCTCCTCGCGCCCGGCGCGCTTCTCCAAGACTTCCGAGAACGCGATGAGGTCGTCTTCCCCGACGTTCGCTTCGAGCGCGTCCCCGATTTCGGCCACCTCCGCGGGCACGTCGGCGAAGACGCGACTCGCGCGCTCGACGGTCTCGGCGTCCAGTTCGCGCATCTCGGCGGTGTAGGCTCCGACCGCGACGACCAGCGCGCCGGGGTCGAGCGCGTCGCCGGGGAACACCGGTTCGGTCGCGGTCGTCGCCGTGACGACCACGTTCGCACCCGAGACGGCTTCCTCGGGGGAGTCGGCCGCTTGCGCCGGGACGCCCAACTCCTCGCGCAACTCCGCGGCACACGTCTCTTTCGACTCGCTCGGCGAGTAGACTCGCACCGAGTCGAGGTCGGTCGCGGCCGCGATTGCGCGGGCCTGCCAGCGCGCCTGTTCGCCCGCGCCGACGAGCGCGAGCGTGACCGGGCCGATTGCGAGTTCGTCCGCCGCGAGACCGCCGATGCACCCCGTGCGGGCGTTGGTGATTTCGGTCCCCGCGAGATAGCCCGCCGGAAGCCCGGTGTCGGCCTCGGTGAGCGCGATTTGGGCGTTGACCGTCGGGAGACCGCGCTCGGCGTTCCCTTCGTGGACGCCGACGAGTTTCGTCGCGTAGAAGCGCGCCCCGTGGAGGTACGCGGGCATGACGAGACCGGTTCCGGCGGGGTCCGGGCCGTCGAGACCTGCGCCCACCGGGAAGTGCGGTCGCTCGGGGCGCTCGACCTCGCCGCGACCCTGCTTGCGAATGGCCTCGCGGACGACTTCCAAGAGGTCCCCGAGGTCGAGACAGTCGGCGACATCGCTGTCGGAGCAAACTCTGACCATGCCCGACGGTTCGACGTCCGAAGCGTTAGGCGTTCCCCAAAAATCGGCTCAGAACGACTTGTCGGTGTTCTGGCTCTCGGTATTGCCACCGCCCCGGTCGGAGTAGCCCTGTCGGCCCACGGCGTCGGCGCTGACCCGATTGAGGATGGCCTGTTCGACCTCGTCGGCCGACTCGAAGGTCTCGTCACCGCCCGTGACCATGACCTCTCGAAAGCTCTCCTCGCCGTCCGGGAGACCGATTTCGTGGTCGCCGAACCGCGCCATCAGTTCGTCGGCGTCCATCGGGTAGTCGGCGTCTTCGAGGTCCGCCTTTAGGTCGCCGAGTTCGAGACCCATCTTGCGGCTGTCGTCGCCTGATTCGCTCATGGCGGGGCTACGCCGGGGATCCGAATAAGGCGTGTGGCCCCGAGAGAGTCCGCGGGCCGAGTCGCCGGAAGCGCCACCCGCCACCCTTCCGCGAATCTCTCCATTCCACGAGATGCGCCGCGTCCAGTGTCCCCCATCAAAAACCACATCGTCCGAAATCCCTCGCCTACAAGTCTCCACGCGCCCACGCCACGGCTATGCACCTCTTCGACTCGACGTGGACCGACGCCGACGCGGCCGCGACCGACCTCGCGCTCCTGCCGGTCGGGAGTACCGAACAGCACGGTCCCCACGCGCCGCTCGGGACCGACGTGCTGACCGCCGAGGCGGTCGCCGAGGCGGGCGCGGCGGCCTACGACGGCGAGGTCGTCGTCGCGCCAGCGATTCCGGTCGGCGTCGCCGAGGAACACCGCCAGTTCACCGGCACGCTGTGGGTCAGCGAGGACACTTTCCGGGACTACGTCCGGGAGACGGTCGCCAGCCTCGCATCCCACGGTTGGGACCGGGTGGTCCTCGTGAACGGCCACGGGGGCAACGTCGGCGCGCTCCGAGAGGTGGCGGCCACCATCGCGCGCCACGACTCGGCCTACGCGGTCCCGTTTACGTGGTTCGAGGCGGTCGGCGACCATAGCGACGACATGGGCCACGGCGGCCCGCTCGAAACTGCGATGCTCCGACACGTCGCGCCCGACCTCGTGCGCGAGGAGCGCGTCGAGGAGGCCCGCGAAGGGGCCAGCGACGGCTGGGGCGAGTGGGTCAGCTACGCGAATCTGGCGGTCGATTCCGCGGAGTTCACGGAGAACGGCGTCGTCGGCGACCCCACGGAGGGACCGCGAGCGCGCGGCGAGGAGTTGCTGGAACTGGCTGGCGAGGCGTTGGTCTCGCTACTCGAAGCCGTCGAATCGCGGGACGTGGCGCTCCCGCCCCACAAGTAGCGGGAAACTCTGGCCCGGCGAGAGCCAGTCAGTCGGCGGCCTCGGCTTCCTCGGCGTCCTCCGCGTGGTCGTCTCTCTCCTCCGACTCGTCGGCTTCTGCATGCTCGCTCTCGGCGTCGGTCCCCTCGGTCTCGTCTCCCGCATCGTCGCCTGCGGAATCGTCAGTGTTCTCCTCGGTCCCGAGACCCTCCAGCGTGTTCTTCAGGCCGGGGATGGTACTGGTGAGGTCGCCGACCTGTTCTTTGGCATCCTCGATATCCGCGATGGTCTCCTCGACGCGCTCGATTTCTGTTGCGAGGTCGTCGGCGTCCTCGAAGGCGTCGGCGCGTTCGCCCATGGTGTACCACTTCTTGGCGTCTCGGAGGTGGTCGGCGGCGTCGCCGGTGTCGAGCGCCGACCGGAGCGCGTTGAGCGCGCCGAGGGTGTTGTCGGCCTCGACGTTCCAGATGTCGTCGGTGTCGGGAAGGGCGTCGCCCGCCCGTTCGAGGCTGGTCTCCACGTCCTCGCGGACCTCGCTGGCGGCCTCGCCGAATAGCTCGTCCTCGTCGAGTGTCGATTGGTTCATACGTTCACATTCACCGCGATTCCTTTTAAAACCACGCCCGAAACCGAAAGTGAAACCCCGATACTCGCCGGGGACTCGCGGCGTCGAATCGAAAGCGACGACCCCGAGAGCGGTTTCTCGCGGCGGGAACGAGGATGGTTCCGTCGAACTCCGCTGACCGAATATTTATCAGCGGGCGGGCGAAATGTAACCGCATGGAAGACATTTTCGTCGGACGACTCATGTCGTCGCCGGTCGAGACAGTTTCGCCCGACACCAAGGCGCACGTCGCCGCCGAGACGATGCTCGACGAGGGCATCGGGTCGGTCATCGTCACCGACGACGACGGCCAGTTGCTCGGCATCCTCACCGCCACGGACTTCGTTCACATCGCGGCCGAACAGCGGTGGGCCACCGACGCGACGGTCGAGACGTACATGACGACCGACGTGACGACGACGGACGCGAACGCGGAAGTGCAGGACATCGCCGACCTGATGATAACCGAGAAGTTCCACCACGTCCCGGTCGTGGACGAGCAAGAGGGTGTCGTCGGCATCATCACGACGACCGACATCACGGCCTACATTTCTAACGTTCAGACGCCGACACCGTCGTAAGCGACCGGTTCGGACTCTGAGGTTCCTTTTTGAAACTCGTCGCGCGCCGAGCGAAATCTACGTCTCGGTCACGGACTCGACTTTCATCAGGGGGTAGCCGTCTTCCATCTCCATCCGAGTGACGACCTCGCGTCCCTCCCGGTCCACGACGATTTCGACCTCCATGAACCGGCCGGTGAGTTCCGTATAGCCACCGGAGGACGCTTCCTCGCCTTCGGCGAGACTGCCTTCTCCGCGCTCCCCCTCGCTACCGCTCGCGGGAACATGGTCGATTTCTTCCGCCAACTTCTCCGTCAGAATATCCACGCTCACGGACTCGCAGAACGGTTGGTTCTCGATGGACTCCTCGATGGCGCGTTCGAGACTCGGCGCGGAGTCGGGACTGACCGGCGTCCCGGCGAACTGGTGGTAGAGCGTGCCGAACTTGATGCCCGCCTCGAAGCAGGCCTGCTCGCCGTCCGTGGGGTCCGAATCGGTCGGCGTCGAATCGGTGTCTCCGTCGGTCGGTTCCATGGTCGAAACTGTCGCGGGCAATCGGTTAAAGCCGCCCGGTCTACGCGTTCGCCCTTGGCGTCTGAACGCGTCACGCTCGCCTGCGCGGCGTCCGCGCCGGGCAGTCCGTTTCCAAACACGGAACGCCTTTTAGTGTCGGATACCTCCTGTACGCATGGACTACGCAGCTAACCTCGACAGAGCCATGGACGAGACGCCCGACTTCGAGGGCCAGAGCGAGCGATTCAGCTACCCCGACGCCGCCGCGCAGAAGGACGGCGCGTTCACGCGACTCACGAACCTGAGCGACATCGCCGACGCGCTCAGCCGTGACGTAGAACACATTCACAGCGCGCTCCAGCGCGAACTCGGGACCAACGGGAAACTCGAAGACGGCCGCGCGCGCTACAACGGGACCTTCTCCGGGTCGGACTTCGACGCCGCGCTCGAAGGCTACGTGCAGGAGTTCGTCCTCTGTTCGGAGTGTGGCCTGCCGGACACCCGTCTCGTCCGCGAGAACCGCAACCTGATGCTTCGCTGTGACGCCTGCGGTGCGTTCCGCCCCGTCACCAAGCGCTCGACTTCGACGCAGAACCAGAACCGCGACGCGGTCGAAGAGGGTGCCACCTACGAAGTCAAGATTACCGGCACCGGCCGCAAGGGCGACGGCGTCGCCGAGAAGGGCAAGTACACCATCTTCGTGCCCGGCGCACAGGAGGGCGACGTGGTGCAGGTCTACATCAAGAATATCAGTGGCAATCTGGCGTTCGCGCGACTGGCTTAATCGCTTTCGCGCGAGTTCTCCGGTTCTTCGCTTCTCGGTTTTCTGCGGGTCTCTACTTTCTGCTTCTCTACGTTTTACTACTCACTGCTCTTCTACTCGGTCAGCGGCAGTACGATGCCGAACATCAGCGGGAACAGCAGTGCGCCGAGGGTGCCGAGTATCTCCATATCGACGAACAGCGCGTTCTCCCACGCCGGAAGCGAGAGGTGCATCGCCGCCGCCGTCATCTCGCTTCCCGCTCCCAGTGCGAATACTGCGAGGCTGAACAGGAATCCGGTCTTGGCCCACTGCTGGTAGTCGAGGTCGCCGTATCGTCCCATACTCGGGAGTGGTCCGCCGAGCGAGAAAAACGTTGCCGACTGAGTCGCACAACACGTTTACGTATCGAGTGCATCCGTCGTGGTAATGTACGACCTGCTAGCGGAACTCGGAACTGAACTGCTCTCGGTCGCGGCGTACGCGTTCGGCACGCTCGTGCTGTCTGCCCTCGGACTCGCCGCCGAATACAACAGCCTCCAGCAACTCGGCGGCGGGGACTCCCTGCTCGCCGGGTGGTTCGCGGTCATGGGCGTCGTGGCGTTCGCGTTCGCGGTGCAACTCGGCCGTCAGAAGCTACTCCCGCGTCTCGCCGCCGACAGCTAACGTCTGGGACGAATCGTACCTTACTTATCGCCCGATTACTTCTCTTCACCCGAATGGACGACCCAGTCCTGCTAACGGGCGCGGAAGGCCGCGTCGGGCAGGCCATCCTCTCGGACCTCGATGACGAGTACGAGTGGCGACTCCTCGACCGGGACCCGCCGACTCACGAGACGAACCACGAGTTCGTCGTCGCCGACATCACCGACGAGGAGGCCGTCCGCGAGACCGCCGAGGGCGTCGGTGCGATTATCCACCTCGCGGGCGACCCGCGCCCCGAGGCCCCGTGGAACAGCGTGCTGAGCAACAACATCGACGGCACTCGGAACGTGCTGGAGGCCGCCGTCGCCGAGGGCGTCGAGAAGGTCGTGTTCGCCTCGTCGAACCACGCCGTCGGTGCCTACGAGACCGACGAGCGCACCCCCGACATGTATCGCCCGCACGACGACTACCAACTCGACGGCACGGAACTCCCGCGCCCGAGCAACCTCTACGGCGTCAGCAAGGCGACCGGCGAGGTGCTGGGTCGGTACTACCACGACGAACACGGTCTCAGCGTGGCCTGCGTCCGCATCGGCAATCTGACGAAGAACCACCCGCCGAAAGACTACGAGCGCGGGCAGGCGATGTGGCTCTCCCACCGCGACTGCGCGCACCTCTTCGACCGATGCATCCGGGCCGACTACGGCTACGAAATCGTCTACGGCATCTCCGACAACGACCGGAAATACTACTCCATCGAGCGCGCGAAGGAGGTTTTGGGTTACGACCCCGAAGACAACTCCGCGGAGTTCGCTAACGCGGAGTGCTGATAAAAACGGTATCTAAGTCCGTCTAAGCAATTCTGGGTTCGCGCCTAGTTTCGAGATTCGCTTTCGTAGTCATATACGGCGTGTCGGTGGGGAGTCACCATCCGTCGGTTCACTCGTGATTTTCTCTCAGATTCTAGTTTTTTCGACTGTTCACCTATGCCGAAGGACTATCAAGTGTCAGGTACTTCCGCTACCTATGGGGCCGATTGAACGAGCCAAAGGCCTTGCAGGCGCTATTGGGCTTATCATTGCATGCTTCATATTGCTCTCCTGCATTCCACATCTCGGAGAGTCTGGATTCAATATGCGAGCGTGTACCCTTCCTGCCATCCTACAGATAGCAATTCCAAACTTCCGTCTTGTTATCTTTCTCTCGTTGGTTTTTGTGGCCTTCGCAGTATGGTCGTGGATAGATGACTCGAAGTTTTGAACAGAAGTGACTACGGCACTTAGCCGCTACTGATTTTGCTAGTTCGTCCGTATGACTTCACGCAAAAATACTATTCCATTGAGCGCACCGCTCCGGAGAGGTCCCGAGTTAAACGTCGAACAACCCTTCTACGTCCTCTTCTTTGTGGTCTCGCTTGCCGACCGCGCCCTCCATGCGTTGGAAGATGATACCGCGATTCGCGGGGTCGCGCGCGAAGTCCATCACGAACGTCACGAACGGACTGGTCGCTTTCTCGCCGTTGAGGTCGTCGCGGGCGTACTCGGCCGCCTTCGCCACGATTTCCTCGTCGTAGCCGTACTCCTCGGCCAGAACTCCCGCAACGACCGCGCTGGTCTCGAAGCGTAGGTCCTCGGGGCGGAGCGCGACGCCCTCGTGAGTCAGTTTAGGCGGCGCGGCGCGCTCGACGTGTTCGGGGTCGGCCGCGACCTCTCGGAGATACGCCCGCACTTCGCCGACGTTCACCTCGCGGTAGTTGGCCGGAAGGTCCGCGAGGTAGCCCGCGCCGCTCTCGGCGAGACCCCGGACGCCCGCCCAGTTCGCGCTCTGAGCGTGGTGGACAGCCGCAGTGAACTGGATGAGACCGTGGAGCAGTCGCTCGTCGTCGGTGCCCGTATCGAGTTCGAGCCAGCGGTCCTCCCACGCGTCGTGGGCCGCGTGAAACTCGCCGTCGTTGTAGATGGCGATTCCGGCCCGGAGATAGTCGCGTTGCCCC
This genomic stretch from Halorussus pelagicus harbors:
- a CDS encoding DUF7860 family protein codes for the protein MGRYGDLDYQQWAKTGFLFSLAVFALGAGSEMTAAAMHLSLPAWENALFVDMEILGTLGALLFPLMFGIVLPLTE
- the azf gene encoding NAD-dependent glucose-6-phosphate dehydrogenase Azf, with the translated sequence MDDPVLLTGAEGRVGQAILSDLDDEYEWRLLDRDPPTHETNHEFVVADITDEEAVRETAEGVGAIIHLAGDPRPEAPWNSVLSNNIDGTRNVLEAAVAEGVEKVVFASSNHAVGAYETDERTPDMYRPHDDYQLDGTELPRPSNLYGVSKATGEVLGRYYHDEHGLSVACVRIGNLTKNHPPKDYERGQAMWLSHRDCAHLFDRCIRADYGYEIVYGISDNDRKYYSIERAKEVLGYDPEDNSAEFANAEC
- a CDS encoding DUF309 domain-containing protein, whose product is MDDHLREGQRDYLRAGIAIYNDGEFHAAHDAWEDRWLELDTGTDDERLLHGLIQFTAAVHHAQSANWAGVRGLAESGAGYLADLPANYREVNVGEVRAYLREVAADPEHVERAAPPKLTHEGVALRPEDLRFETSAVVAGVLAEEYGYDEEIVAKAAEYARDDLNGEKATSPFVTFVMDFARDPANRGIIFQRMEGAVGKRDHKEEDVEGLFDV
- a CDS encoding DUF5789 family protein, whose product is MSESGDDSRKMGLELGDLKADLEDADYPMDADELMARFGDHEIGLPDGEESFREVMVTGGDETFESADEVEQAILNRVSADAVGRQGYSDRGGGNTESQNTDKSF
- a CDS encoding translation initiation factor IF-2 subunit beta, translating into MDYAANLDRAMDETPDFEGQSERFSYPDAAAQKDGAFTRLTNLSDIADALSRDVEHIHSALQRELGTNGKLEDGRARYNGTFSGSDFDAALEGYVQEFVLCSECGLPDTRLVRENRNLMLRCDACGAFRPVTKRSTSTQNQNRDAVEEGATYEVKITGTGRKGDGVAEKGKYTIFVPGAQEGDVVQVYIKNISGNLAFARLA
- a CDS encoding dihydroneopterin aldolase family protein; its protein translation is MEPTDGDTDSTPTDSDPTDGEQACFEAGIKFGTLYHQFAGTPVSPDSAPSLERAIEESIENQPFCESVSVDILTEKLAEEIDHVPASGSEGERGEGSLAEGEEASSGGYTELTGRFMEVEIVVDREGREVVTRMEMEDGYPLMKVESVTET
- a CDS encoding CBS domain-containing protein, which produces MEDIFVGRLMSSPVETVSPDTKAHVAAETMLDEGIGSVIVTDDDGQLLGILTATDFVHIAAEQRWATDATVETYMTTDVTTTDANAEVQDIADLMITEKFHHVPVVDEQEGVVGIITTTDITAYISNVQTPTPS
- a CDS encoding DUF5790 family protein, translating into MNQSTLDEDELFGEAASEVREDVETSLERAGDALPDTDDIWNVEADNTLGALNALRSALDTGDAADHLRDAKKWYTMGERADAFEDADDLATEIERVEETIADIEDAKEQVGDLTSTIPGLKNTLEGLGTEENTDDSAGDDAGDETEGTDAESEHAEADESEERDDHAEDAEEAEAAD
- a CDS encoding creatininase family protein; amino-acid sequence: MHLFDSTWTDADAAATDLALLPVGSTEQHGPHAPLGTDVLTAEAVAEAGAAAYDGEVVVAPAIPVGVAEEHRQFTGTLWVSEDTFRDYVRETVASLASHGWDRVVLVNGHGGNVGALREVAATIARHDSAYAVPFTWFEAVGDHSDDMGHGGPLETAMLRHVAPDLVREERVEEAREGASDGWGEWVSYANLAVDSAEFTENGVVGDPTEGPRARGEELLELAGEALVSLLEAVESRDVALPPHK
- a CDS encoding ornithine cyclodeaminase family protein — protein: MVRVCSDSDVADCLDLGDLLEVVREAIRKQGRGEVERPERPHFPVGAGLDGPDPAGTGLVMPAYLHGARFYATKLVGVHEGNAERGLPTVNAQIALTEADTGLPAGYLAGTEITNARTGCIGGLAADELAIGPVTLALVGAGEQARWQARAIAAATDLDSVRVYSPSESKETCAAELREELGVPAQAADSPEEAVSGANVVVTATTATEPVFPGDALDPGALVVAVGAYTAEMRELDAETVERASRVFADVPAEVAEIGDALEANVGEDDLIAFSEVLEKRAGREEEDEILVVESVGSAVLDAATAEYVFEQAEQKGIGEDVAL